The Cloacibacterium caeni region TAGAAGTTACTTCAGAAGTTGTAGTAGCAGACCTTAATCACCCAATGGCTGGAAAAACTTTATATTTCGATGTAGAAATAGTAGATCATAGAGAAGCTACTGAAGAAGAATTGGCGCATGGACATGCACACGGAATTGATGGTAACTCTGGTCACTAATTTCTAATCTTTTTTTGAAATTATACCTAAAAAAATATTTTAAAAACAAAAAATCCCGAAAATTTAGACTGCACCCAAAAGTTTAGACAAAATTAAACAATATTTTCAAAGGAAAGAGTTCGGTACTGTACCGGACTCTTTCCTTTGAGATTGAGTCTTATTCTATCATTGTTGTAATAGTGAATGTACTTCACTATTTCCATCTTAAGTTCCTGAATGGAACCAAACTTTCTGGCATAAAACATTTCTGATTTTATCGTTCCAAAAAAGTTTTCTATCACCGCATTGTCCAAACAGTTTCCTTTTCGGGACATACTTTGAATAATACCTTTTTCTTTTAACAAGTTTTGGTAATGTTTCATTTGATATTGCCAACCTTGATCAGAATGTAGAATGATGTTTTGTGTAGATTTTACTTTTCTGAATGATTTCTTTAGCATTCTGATGATTTGGCTAAACACAGGTCTTTCAGATAAGTCAAAACTGACAATTTCACCATTAAATAAATCGATGATTGGAGATAGATAAAGTTTATTACCCGATACATTAAACTCTGTAACATCGGTTGCCCATTTCTGATTAGGAGTGTCCGATTTGAAATTCCTCTGTAGAACATTGGGCGCAATTTTCCCTTGCTCTCCCTTGTAAGATTTATATTTCTTCACTCGGATAATACTCTTTAAACCTAATATTTTCATAAGTCGTAAAACAGTTTTGTGATTAATCAAAATTCCTTTTTCTTTCAAAAGCAAAGTAATTCTTCTATAGCCCAACCTTCCTTTGTGACGATGATAAATCTGCTTAATCATTTCTTTTATTTCCGCATATTTATCTTTCATTTGAAAGCGTTTTCGATAGTAATAAAAACTGCTTCTTGCCATCGATGTACAATTCAGCAGTACTGCTAAATCAAAGTCCTGCCTTAACTCTTCGATGGCTTTGGATTTTTCCTTTCCTGAATTAAGGCTTCTAACTTTTTTAAAATGGCGTTCTCGGCTTCTAAATAATAAATCCTCTCCAACAGTTCTTCCTCCCTTGTTAAGGGTTTGCCTGTTTTCTTTTTTTTTCGCTTGTAATTACTCATGGTTTTAGGTCTTCCTCTGGGTCTGTTTTCTAAACCTAAAATACCATTTTTTTTATAATTACGCTGCCAACTAAGAATACTGGACTCCGCAGGAATATTAAACCTTCTCGACGCTTCTTTTAAACTTAAATTCTCTTTCTCAATTACTGATAAAATCTTTAATTTAAAATCTTTTGTGTAATGCGTATTGGAAAGCCGAACAAGTCCTGAAACTCCATAAAGTTCATAAAATTTTATCCATTTACGAACCAAGGAACCACAAACTCCAATGCGTTTTCCTAAATCGTCTGTTCCAATATCCCCTTTGTGATATCTCTTTATAGCTTTTAATTTAAAGTCTAATGAATATTTACTTTTCCCCATAAAAAATGCCCCTAAAAAGTGTCTAACTTTTTGGGGGCAGTCCATTTTCGGGATTTTATTTTATAACATGGAACAGAATTCTAAAGATCCTTTACATGGGAAAAGATTAGATGCCATTCTCGAAGAATTGGTAGATTATTACAATGGTTTCGAAGAACTGGGAAAGCAAATAAACATTCGTTGTTTCAACGAAAATCCAAGCATCAATTCTTCGCTTAAATTCCTGCGAAAAACAGATTGGGCAAGGAAAAAAGTGGAAAGTCTTTATCTCTATGTTTTGAGGCAAAAGAAGAAAAATAAATAATTGTTTTTAGTACATGTTAAAAATTAATAAACCGCAAAAGAGACAAAAGAAAGGATTGAAAACAAGTATTTCAAAAGTAAAAAAAGTAAAATATTCTACTTTTTTTACTTTTGGATTGCTTTAAGAAATAAAAAGCTTTTGTCTCTTTTGTGGTTTTAAAAATCATTTTAAAAACTTGTCATGTTCTAAAATAATTTTGGCTGATTAGGTAATTAAAAAAAAGTAAAATCGGCAGAATCCGCAAAATCTGCGAGAATTTTATTTTAATCCAAAAATTTCCCCGAAACATAATACCATTTTTTAT contains the following coding sequences:
- a CDS encoding IS3 family transposase (programmed frameshift) — protein: MGKSKYSLDFKLKAIKRYHKGDIGTDDLGKRIGVCGSLVRKWIKFYELYGVSGLVRLSNTHYTKDFKLKILSVIEKENLSLKEASRRFNIPAESSILSWQRNYKKNGILGLENRPRGRPKTMSNYKRKKKKTGKPLTREEELLERIYYLEAENAILKKFRSLNSGKEKSKAIEELRQDFDLAVLLNCTSMARSSFYYYRKRFQMKDKYAEIKEMIKQIYHRHKGRLGYRRITLLLKEKGILINHKTVLRLMKILGLKSIIRVKKYKSYKGEQGKIAPNVLQRNFKSDTPNQKWATDVTEFNVSGNKLYLSPIIDLFNGEIVSFDLSERPVFSQIIRMLKKSFRKVKSTQNIILHSDQGWQYQMKHYQNLLKEKGIIQSMSRKGNCLDNAVIENFFGTIKSEMFYARKFGSIQELKMEIVKYIHYYNNDRIRLNLKGKSPVQYRTLSFENIV
- a CDS encoding VF530 family DNA-binding protein; this translates as MEQNSKDPLHGKRLDAILEELVDYYNGFEELGKQINIRCFNENPSINSSLKFLRKTDWARKKVESLYLYVLRQKKKNK